Part of the Zingiber officinale cultivar Zhangliang chromosome 6A, Zo_v1.1, whole genome shotgun sequence genome, AACAATTGATCATTTCTAGTGTATGATAAAATATTACTTTAAACCATCCTCTCAACCATTCCGTTAAACATATCACTAAGGGTATGATAAAATATCATAGAACATTCTTTACAAAAGATTACCTATATAAGTTGAATTGAGGACTATTCAAATTGAAAGCATTTATAAATTTCCAAATATTATCCAAAGGGTATTGTGTGAGTATGACGACTAAATGTTTCAAGATATTATTCACTAAGTAGCTATGTAACTCTGATAATTTTCCATTAAAGAAGGTTTAAAGTGGCAAATTATCTCTCCACATGAAATGGTTTCCCTATGCAACTCTTAATTAAGCCTTTTATACTTCTCTATAATTTTCATTGTGCAATGTTATAGAAATCAATTAAATACGTACATGGATAGACTATTTCACCATTGTAAACTAATTTCTCAAacgaataaaaaataaatataaaaaaatatttaagtgatAAAGTGGTCCATTTTGATTCGACGAAGGCATAAAAGTTTGAGCACGAGCAATGTTTTAAGTGTATAAACATGAATAGTCGAATGCTAATTCAAACATATAAATGATAATTCTCATAGAACTAATAAGTGGTTTGCAACTGTTTGAGAAAACCTATTGATAGTTAGAATTTGATAGAGAAATtatctcaattaaattaattaattaattgggaGCTCATTGAAATCACATTTGTCAGTTGATGTGACAAAGTACAACAATGCATGGAACGAGGTCATGTCCATGCATGTCACATGAATATTCGTGCCCGGCTCTTATCTCAGTCTTCGTGCAATCCGACCCGATTTAGTCTAAGTCGGGTAGTAGTCGACACAGCCAGCATCTTAAAATTTGGTTCGTGTTATATAAGACTCGATCTAGTTCATAGGTCAGTCGTGCAAtcacttttgttttttttatcgaAAGGGCTGGACGGTGTTAGATTTTATAATCTTTGAAAAGATTATTGGCAGTCTCATACCAAAAATCCTTTCATATGGATGATGATGATCCCGTCAGATCAGGCCATCGGAAAATAGTTGGACTCGAACCATTTCTAGCAACAGAAGAATCATTGGTTTTCATTCTCACAGGGTTTGGCAAACTTTTGTATTAAGATGGTATAACACTAATGATTTGTTCACCCTGACGGATGAATGAAGAAGAATAAGGAAGGAGTGGGAAATGATCCACGGTGGAGTCGAAAAGCTGAAggaaagaaatgaagaagaaagaagactcGATTGCAGCCGACTGCTAGGGCTAACCTTGCCACCACAAGTTGAGCCTTGCGGAACATCTCAGTCATGAACATGATCACGAGCAAGGTTAAGTGGCCCCTATGATGTCTTTCACGGTCGCAAACACGACGACGAGTAGCCTCTGAGAGGTTATTCGTGGCCGCATTAGCTTGTGATCGCAAGTGATCTTGGGCGCATGAGCACAGCTGCAAGTGGCCTTTGTGAGGTCATTCATATCTGCAACCCACCACGACCGTGTAAGCACGGCTATGAGCGACCTTGGGTGCACGAGCAACCTCAAGCACACGAGTGGGGCTGCAAGTGGCCTTTGTGAAGTCGTTCACAGTCGCAAGGTGACCACAAGCGACCTCAGACCAGGATACATGTATAACACAATAAGTATAATTATATTTTAAGGAATACATAACTTTatgaaatataattataataaaagatgattatgtttatctcacaTGCCTCTCATAGTTCATCCCCGGCTATGTGAAAGAAAGTAAATtataaaatcaacttcaaatgGTTAGACGAaaggagagattttttttttctaagagCATACATCCGCTAGAAATTGACCTACCTCATTATAGCAAAGCTATCTTCCTCTAACCAATTTTATGAAACATAAGAAAAATATGTTCGTAAATATGCATTAATTAAATTCCTATTGCTCTGCATAACTTATAATTATAAAAAAGCTGGGATAAATAAATCATGACTAGTTTTCAAAAAATCCAAAATTGGACCTCTTGTGATCGAGTTCTAGTAGATCCTATCCTTCCAACAACATTTTGGAGAAGCCAAATAATGATATGAatattgatgattttttttttataaaaatccaaGAAGAACAATTCATACCAAACTCGAATTGAAAATTTTCCTCACTTTATCAAAAGAAGCACAATTTCAAGGACACTAAAGTTGAGGATGAACTCACATGTTCTAGTGGATTTTCCTATTATAACATTTCTCTAGTGGCATCTTCAAATCTACAAGATGACTTCTTGTTGAACTTCCACATCAAGAGAAACTACAAACTGCTAGCGCATCACAGGCATAAATACATGATGAAAGTCGCATAGGCAATGCAGTTAAACATGGGGAAAGGGTGTAAACATAATTACCTGACCAGAGAATTAAATTTGTTGAAATTATCAAGATACTAGAATCTGTTTTGAACTAATACAATACATTGTTTTTATACAACAGCATCAGCATCAGCATCAACAACAATTTGCAAATTCATCTACCTCTACAGTGATAGCATTCTCATCCTAGGTTAGCACATTTAATTAAACTAGATTAACTGGAAATCAGATACTACAGGACAAGAGTATTCGATCTCAGAAGAAATATATACATAGTAGATACAGTAAATGGCTCGAGTGTTGAATGAGAAGGGTACCTGACACACTTCTAAGGTAGTAGATAACTCCACCCAAGCTATGGGGTGCATAAGCTTTTCAAATCCTCCTCTTTTGCATAGGATGTTGGAATAATTCTTGAAGCGTACGGATAGAGATCTTTGTAGGAATTTCTTATGGTGCCTTCTGCTACTCCAGTTGCCAGAGAAATATCTGAGAATGAAGATATATAAGGACAGAGCATATGGCTAAGAGTAAAGAAGACTGAAGAACCTTTGAGGGGCTTCTTGTCATCTGATAACTGTGTTATCATGTATATAATAGCTGCTGCAATTGAAATGGGACTTCTCCTGCGTAAAATTTCTGCAGTCAGAACCGCCGACTTGATATACTTTTGCAAGAGGACAGAATTTCAAGCAATAGGATCAATAAGAGAATCTGTTATTTGTCAGGAATTTTCTTCATTTTAATCTACAACTCCAAGTAAAATATGATTTTACTTTTCTCAAATTAAAGAGTGAATTGGGTAATGAATATGCTATAATCTATATAGTGCCCCCCCGGTCCCATCATAACATACCATGATCATGGGTGGTTTGCTATGCAAGCTGACTTTTATGTATCATATCAGTCAGTTCCTCGGGTAGGCATAAAATTCACTTGTAGATGTGCATATGTTTACATTAGCCTACTAGATCCAGAGGATGGATCAGAAAAGGATAGGTCAAACTGTAGAAATTGGCATATCTTTTCTTTTTGGTCCACTCAAATCAGGCAAAGCGAGGGACGGATGTTAGTAATTTTGTTATTACCTTTCCTAGCCACTACTATATTTTGTATAATATTTGCTACATCTGCCACCGTCGTCATTATCGTGTCACAAAACCCCCGCCATCGACCTCTCCTCGTGCCTCAAAGCCCCCATCATCTCATCTATCCATCCATGCTCATTCAACCTctaacttatttgttcttccaATGGAATAGGTTGTTATATATAGCTTCTAAATGAAAAATGCCTCAATAGCAACTGAAACttttaggtggcgtttggtttatgggtttgggaatggaggaatggattcattcccaaatcttgtgtttggttgatggaaaTGGAATcaatattttggaatgaaacccaaaaatttgggtatggataaaactcaccccctcccttgggttttgatggaataggaatgtgaattaagttttagacaaaaatacccttagtatatttgttcaattttttttttaatttcacacaCTCTCTaactctctccttgttctctctcatcatattttctctctccttattttatcatcacactttctctctcaacatactttctctctcctcattctctctcatcacacattctctaccattttctctctatattctcttccatcatacattctctctcctcattttctctctcttcattctcttccatcatactttctccttatttttcatcatactttctctctcatcgtactttctctcgcctcaatctctcttagtatactctctctcctcattttctctcatcatactttctctctcttcattttctctcatcacactctctttttattttctctaatcacactttttctctcatcacactttctctctcttgacactttctctctcttcattttttcccatcactctttctctctcaacccacttttctctcatcatactttctctctcctcactttttcatttttctctcataatactttctctctcttcattttttccatcactctttctctctcagcatactttctctctcctcagtctctcatcatacttttttctctcttcatttttccccatcactttttctctctcatcgtactttctctctcctcactctttcattttctctcataatattttttttctcttcatattttcccatcactctttctctctcagcacactttctctctcatcataccttttcttttctcaatctctcctatcatgcactctctcctcattttctctcatcatactttctctctcttcatttttttccaacacactttctctctcatcacactttctttctcatcattttctctcacattcaactttctctcccatctaattttttctcttattttcttgtaagggtaaaaaaggaaatttagattcattccgattgaaaatatttaactaaccaaacatcatttttaagaatgatacccaagctcatacccattctcattccataatactatgatactcatttccATTCCGATtcttaggagagaaccaaacactTAGAGGAAACCATTACTTTATAATTATAAAATtccaataaaagaaagaaagaaagatcaAAGGAAAGATCATGCAAAAACATGCCACCAATACCAAAACACTTTTGTAACAATACCTTATGTCAAGCTCTTCTGACTTCTGCACTGCTTCTTGAGCGGCTTTCACTGCTTGGTTTGTCATGCCAAGATGTGAACAAAATCGTCTCTATAAATTCAAGGACGAGGCACGTTAAAcagcaaataaaaaaaatgttctaAATGAGAAATTCTACAATAGTAGCCCCCAAAAACTGAAAGTCAGAGAAACACCGGTCAAATTTcatcaaataattaaataatagaaCTAGTGGTTTATTTAACTAACTAGAAAATCTCCTGCATGAATTGTTCCCATCTCCATTGACTGTCCCATCTCAACTTCAAGTTGCTTTACAATGAACTCTTTAGCCCGACCAATTTCTTTTTTCGTAGCTCCATTGGCAACAGaacaaatttctaatttgaataaatataTCAGTTACATTTGCAAGCATATGTACAGACAGATAAACAAAAAGTACTACATACCCTTTAC contains:
- the LOC121997241 gene encoding transcription initiation factor IIB isoform X1; protein product: MADAFCPDCKRSTEVVFDHSAGDTVCSECGLVLEAHAIDETSEWRTFANESADNDPVRVGGPSNPLLTDGGLSTVISKPNGTQAEFLSSSLGRWQSRGANPDRNLILAFKTIATMADRLGLVATIKDRANEIYKKIEDLKSIRGRNQDAILAACLYIACRQEDRPRTVKEICSVANGATKKEIGRAKEFIVKQLEVEMGQSMEMGTIHAGDFLRRFCSHLGMTNQAVKAAQEAVQKSEELDIRRSPISIAAAIIYMITQLSDDKKPLKGSSVFFTLSHMLCPYISSFSDISLATGVAEGTIRNSYKDLYPYASRIIPTSYAKEEDLKSLCTP